The Virgibacillus sp. MSP4-1 genome has a segment encoding these proteins:
- a CDS encoding sulfite exporter TauE/SafE family protein produces MEYSILFMITLFLIGFAGSFLSGMVGIGGSIIKYPMLLYIPGLLGFAAFTAHEVSGISAIQVLFATIGGVWAYRKGGYLNKQLIIYMGVSILIGSFIGGYGSQFMSQGGINFVYGILATIAAIMMFIPKKGVDDIPLDEVTFNKWLAAGFAFIVGVGAGIVGAAGAFILVPIMLVVLKIPTRMTIASSLAITFISSIGSTAGKILTGQILFIPALIMIIASLIASPLGAKAGQKINTKVLQGILAVLILGTAIKIWADFF; encoded by the coding sequence ATGGAATACAGTATACTCTTCATGATTACCCTATTTTTAATTGGCTTTGCCGGTTCCTTTTTATCCGGAATGGTAGGAATTGGTGGATCAATTATTAAATATCCAATGCTTTTATATATTCCTGGATTGCTCGGATTTGCAGCCTTTACAGCGCATGAGGTATCGGGAATAAGTGCGATTCAGGTATTGTTTGCTACGATTGGCGGGGTGTGGGCTTATCGAAAAGGCGGCTATTTAAATAAACAACTCATCATTTATATGGGTGTAAGTATTTTAATCGGGAGTTTTATCGGTGGATATGGCTCTCAATTTATGAGTCAGGGTGGAATTAACTTTGTCTATGGAATCCTGGCTACGATTGCAGCTATCATGATGTTTATTCCGAAAAAAGGTGTCGATGATATTCCTCTTGATGAGGTGACCTTTAATAAGTGGTTAGCTGCAGGATTTGCATTTATTGTAGGTGTAGGAGCCGGTATTGTTGGAGCAGCCGGGGCTTTTATTCTGGTACCAATCATGCTTGTGGTTCTTAAAATCCCAACGAGAATGACTATTGCCTCCTCATTAGCGATTACCTTTATCTCATCAATTGGTTCCACAGCCGGTAAAATTTTAACAGGTCAGATTTTGTTTATCCCTGCTCTTATTATGATTATCGCAAGCCTTATTGCTTCACCACTCGGTGCAAAAGCAGGTCAAAAAATAAACACAAAAGTTCTGCAGGGGATTTTAGCTGTACTTATACTCGGAACAGCAATAAAAATCTGGGCTGACTTTTTCTAA
- a CDS encoding rhodanese-like domain-containing protein, whose protein sequence is MDIIQWILLILLAFLLMNRFMPVKGITNITSQQAKDKFKDKNVQFVDVRTPGEYKANHKKPFKNIPLQQLSGRVSELDPDKEVVVVCQSGMRSMKAAKMLKKKGFNKISNVKGGMGAWV, encoded by the coding sequence ATGGACATTATTCAATGGATATTACTCATCTTATTAGCGTTTCTTTTAATGAATCGTTTTATGCCTGTGAAAGGGATTACCAATATTACTTCACAGCAGGCGAAGGACAAATTTAAGGATAAAAACGTTCAATTTGTTGATGTTCGTACACCTGGCGAATATAAGGCCAATCACAAAAAGCCATTTAAAAATATTCCATTGCAGCAGCTTTCAGGTCGAGTGAGTGAACTTGATCCTGATAAAGAAGTGGTTGTGGTTTGCCAAAGTGGAATGAGAAGTATGAAAGCCGCTAAAATGCTTAAGAAAAAAGGTTTTAATAAGATTAGCAATGTTAAAGGCGGTATGGGTGCCTGGGTATAA
- the fetB gene encoding iron export ABC transporter permease subunit FetB yields MTYLTLSITLIFVVIPLLLSKTFNLGLEKDTIIAAIRSIIQLLAVGYVLQFVFDAEHIIYILLMIALMITAATHNAQRKGASIKGIIWKLVVTFIFIELLTQGILLGLDITPATAQYIIPISGMVIGNSMVLAILFLNRFTSEITNQQDETELILSLGGTPKQAIHRQLVTSIKASTIPTIESQKTIGLVQLPGMMSGQIIAGADPVQAVMFQLLILFLLLTTAVVTSILLGYLSYPTLFNDRMQFLDDHLEAEN; encoded by the coding sequence ATGACTTACTTAACTTTATCGATTACGCTCATTTTTGTTGTCATTCCCCTTTTGTTATCAAAAACCTTTAACCTGGGGCTGGAGAAGGATACCATCATTGCTGCCATTCGATCGATCATTCAATTGCTGGCGGTTGGATATGTGCTGCAATTTGTTTTTGATGCTGAGCATATCATCTATATTTTGCTCATGATTGCTCTTATGATTACAGCCGCCACACATAATGCCCAGAGAAAAGGGGCTTCAATAAAAGGAATTATTTGGAAACTAGTCGTCACATTTATTTTCATTGAACTATTAACTCAGGGCATTTTACTGGGGCTGGACATAACCCCGGCAACGGCTCAATACATCATTCCTATCAGCGGAATGGTGATTGGAAACTCCATGGTACTGGCCATCCTGTTTTTAAATCGTTTTACATCAGAGATCACCAACCAGCAAGACGAGACCGAACTGATTTTATCTCTGGGAGGAACGCCTAAACAAGCCATTCACAGGCAACTGGTTACATCCATAAAAGCTAGTACCATCCCAACCATTGAAAGCCAGAAAACCATCGGCCTCGTCCAATTGCCCGGAATGATGAGCGGACAGATTATTGCCGGCGCCGACCCCGTACAGGCCGTCATGTTTCAACTGCTTATCTTATTCCTTCTGCTAACCACGGCGGTTGTCACAAGTATTCTGCTTGGATATTTATCCTATCCAACTTTATTTAATGATCGGATGCAGTTTCTGGATGATCATTTGGAAGCGGAGAATTAA
- a CDS encoding phosphate ABC transporter ATP-binding protein, which translates to MSMDNTAIRFEQVNYSDDGLHILKDITGSFPEGKITTLVGPSGAGKSTLFTLCNGLKSPDDGDIYILGRHIKNYNPVHLRQKVGIALQSAPMIKGNVYDNLNLPLELQEQQLSEDRAKELLKLVGLPEDYLQRNTKDLSGGQQQKLSIARTLVNQPDILLLDEITSSLDRVSQEDIEKLIVRINEVYHTTIIWITHNLQQALDVGHYTWVMMEGKVAETGPSDLLNHPRNSAVQHFVKGEME; encoded by the coding sequence ATGTCGATGGATAATACGGCAATACGATTTGAACAAGTGAATTACTCAGATGACGGATTACATATTTTAAAAGACATCACCGGATCATTCCCGGAAGGTAAAATCACTACATTGGTCGGGCCTTCCGGTGCCGGTAAGTCCACGTTATTCACGCTATGTAATGGGCTGAAATCACCAGATGATGGGGATATCTACATATTAGGCAGGCATATAAAAAATTACAACCCTGTGCATCTGCGCCAAAAGGTTGGCATCGCCCTGCAAAGTGCACCAATGATTAAAGGCAATGTTTATGATAATCTGAATTTACCCTTAGAACTGCAGGAACAGCAATTGTCTGAAGATCGGGCAAAAGAATTACTCAAATTAGTCGGCCTTCCCGAAGATTATTTACAGCGGAATACAAAGGATTTATCAGGCGGACAGCAGCAGAAGCTTTCTATCGCCCGAACCCTTGTCAATCAACCGGATATTTTACTGCTTGATGAAATCACGTCATCACTTGACCGTGTATCCCAGGAAGATATTGAAAAACTGATTGTAAGAATTAATGAAGTTTACCACACCACCATTATCTGGATCACTCATAACTTGCAGCAGGCCTTGGATGTTGGCCATTATACATGGGTGATGATGGAGGGCAAGGTTGCCGAAACCGGTCCCAGCGATTTACTCAATCATCCCCGAAATTCTGCTGTACAGCACTTTGTAAAGGGGGAAATGGAATGA
- the cdr gene encoding CoA-disulfide reductase, which translates to MSKKIVIIGGVAGGSTAAARLRRLDETSEIVMFEKGEYISFANCGLPYYIGETIQDRNKLLVQTVESLSTRYNLDIRTLSEVTQINREEKTIVVKNVQTGDTYEESYDQLILSPGARPVVPPIPGIDEAKDLFTLRNIPDTDQIKGFVDQKNPKRAVVVGGGFIGLEMAENLHERGLEVTIVEMSNQVMGPIDYEMASIIHRHLEEKGVNLILDDGVKQFENEGKTIITQNGKQIDTDMILLSIGVRPENELAVQAGLDVGKRGGIQVNEHLQTSDSDIYAIGDAVEIKDYINQQATMVPLAWPANRQGRVAADHIYGKGIKYNGTLGTSIAKVFDYSVAATGNNEKTLKRLGIPYEVIHVHPVSHAGYYPGAKPIALKVAFDKESGKIYGAQAVGMDGADKRIDVIATAIKGNLTIQDLPELEIAYAPPFASAKDPVNMAGYAGSHIVDGSVETVQWHEIDEIIANGGKLIDVRNPQELEKGYIHGAVNIPLDELRHRLDELPKDETLYVNCQVGLRGYVATQILQNNGFRAKNLDGGWKTYSSVYGK; encoded by the coding sequence ATGAGTAAAAAAATTGTGATTATCGGTGGGGTTGCTGGAGGATCAACAGCCGCCGCCCGTTTAAGAAGACTCGATGAAACATCCGAAATTGTCATGTTCGAAAAAGGAGAATACATCTCTTTTGCGAACTGTGGGTTACCTTATTACATCGGGGAAACCATCCAGGACCGTAATAAGCTGCTGGTTCAAACGGTTGAAAGTCTGTCCACCCGTTATAATCTGGATATTCGCACACTCAGTGAAGTGACTCAGATTAACAGAGAAGAAAAAACAATCGTTGTTAAGAATGTTCAAACTGGGGATACGTATGAAGAATCGTATGATCAGCTCATTCTATCTCCAGGTGCAAGACCGGTTGTCCCACCAATCCCGGGAATAGATGAAGCCAAAGATCTGTTTACGCTTAGAAATATTCCGGATACGGATCAAATCAAGGGCTTTGTTGATCAGAAGAATCCGAAACGTGCCGTGGTTGTAGGTGGTGGATTTATCGGTTTGGAAATGGCAGAAAACCTTCATGAGCGTGGGTTGGAGGTCACCATTGTTGAAATGTCCAATCAGGTTATGGGACCCATCGACTATGAAATGGCAAGCATCATTCATCGCCACCTTGAGGAAAAAGGTGTAAACCTTATATTAGACGATGGTGTCAAGCAATTTGAAAACGAAGGGAAAACTATTATCACTCAAAATGGAAAACAAATAGATACAGACATGATTCTTCTGTCTATCGGTGTTCGCCCCGAAAATGAACTGGCTGTGCAGGCAGGGCTTGATGTCGGCAAGCGTGGTGGTATTCAGGTTAATGAACATCTGCAAACGAGTGATTCTGATATTTATGCCATTGGAGATGCCGTGGAAATTAAGGATTATATTAACCAGCAGGCAACAATGGTTCCATTAGCCTGGCCTGCTAACCGTCAAGGACGTGTGGCTGCTGATCATATTTATGGGAAAGGGATAAAGTACAATGGAACCCTTGGAACATCCATCGCCAAAGTATTTGATTACAGCGTAGCCGCAACAGGGAACAATGAAAAAACTTTGAAGCGTTTAGGGATTCCATATGAAGTCATTCACGTTCATCCCGTTTCACATGCTGGATACTATCCAGGCGCAAAACCTATTGCCCTTAAAGTTGCCTTTGATAAAGAAAGCGGAAAAATTTACGGAGCACAGGCTGTAGGTATGGACGGAGCAGACAAACGAATTGATGTAATTGCAACGGCTATTAAAGGAAATCTGACCATTCAGGATCTTCCGGAACTGGAGATTGCTTATGCTCCCCCATTCGCATCTGCCAAAGACCCTGTCAATATGGCCGGATATGCCGGAAGTCACATTGTTGATGGCTCTGTAGAAACCGTTCAGTGGCATGAAATTGATGAAATTATAGCTAATGGCGGCAAGCTCATTGATGTACGAAATCCTCAGGAGCTGGAAAAAGGATATATTCATGGAGCCGTAAACATTCCACTCGATGAATTACGTCATCGCCTGGATGAGCTCCCAAAAGATGAGACCCTTTATGTAAACTGTCAGGTTGGACTGCGTGGATACGTAGCAACCCAAATTTTACAAAATAACGGGTTCCGAGCTAAAAACCTTGATGGTGGATGGAAAACGTATTCCTCCGTATATGGTAAGTAA
- a CDS encoding Rrf2 family transcriptional regulator, with translation MQLKKYTDYALRVLIFCAAKEEDELSSIKEISQTFHISDHHLRKIVYELNKIELLETVRGRNGGIRLAKPANEINVGTVVRYMENDFALLECFDKGADHCVISPACKLKHTLHQAMRAFWEVLQEYTIEDLVVNDNELRQLMDI, from the coding sequence ATGCAGCTAAAAAAATACACAGATTATGCCTTGCGAGTGCTCATTTTCTGTGCGGCCAAAGAAGAAGATGAGTTATCGAGTATAAAAGAAATCTCTCAGACCTTTCATATATCCGATCACCATCTTAGAAAAATCGTCTATGAATTAAATAAAATAGAATTATTGGAAACCGTTCGGGGTCGTAACGGTGGAATTCGCCTGGCCAAACCCGCAAATGAAATCAATGTTGGAACCGTCGTACGCTATATGGAAAATGACTTCGCTTTACTTGAATGCTTTGACAAAGGAGCCGATCACTGTGTCATATCACCGGCATGCAAGCTGAAGCATACCCTGCATCAGGCAATGAGGGCATTCTGGGAGGTCCTGCAGGAATATACCATTGAGGATTTAGTTGTAAATGACAATGAACTGCGTCAATTGATGGATATTTAA
- the hmpA gene encoding NO-inducible flavohemoprotein has translation MNTETATGLDKQTKDIVKSTVPVLEERGTEITKRFYERMFENHPELKNIFNQTNQRKGDQSKALANMVYAAALHIDNLEEILPAVQPVAHKHKSLNIKPEHYPIVGENLLMAIREVLGEEIATDEVLAAWEKAYGEIANVFISIEDQMYQEDENQPGGWTGFRNFKVKRKVKESDVITSFYLEPADHHPFPAFKPGQYITVKADIEGEAYTHRRQYSLSIAPNEGVYRISVKREEALDENPDGVVSNYLHDHVEEGDIIPISAPSGDFVLDTDDERPLVLLSGGVGLTPMMSMLESVVEWQPEREVIFIHAARSGKFHAMSDRVRSIDRDYKQVTTYFVYDSPEEEDEGKYDKKGYVDYEWLKSVVPTNDAAFYFCGPKGFMKAIYQSLAKYEVSEEDIHFEIFGPQTDITNS, from the coding sequence TTGAATACAGAAACAGCAACAGGATTAGATAAGCAAACGAAGGATATTGTTAAATCAACGGTACCTGTATTAGAAGAACGAGGAACAGAAATTACAAAGCGTTTTTATGAGCGAATGTTTGAAAATCACCCTGAACTGAAAAATATTTTTAATCAGACGAATCAACGAAAAGGCGACCAATCGAAAGCATTAGCCAACATGGTTTATGCAGCTGCCCTACATATTGATAATCTGGAAGAAATTTTGCCGGCTGTTCAGCCTGTTGCCCATAAGCATAAGAGTTTAAACATTAAACCTGAGCATTACCCAATTGTTGGAGAGAACCTTTTAATGGCGATTCGGGAAGTGTTAGGGGAGGAAATAGCTACGGATGAAGTACTTGCTGCCTGGGAAAAGGCGTATGGCGAGATTGCCAATGTATTTATTTCCATTGAAGATCAAATGTATCAGGAGGATGAGAATCAGCCTGGTGGATGGACCGGATTCCGAAACTTTAAAGTGAAGCGGAAAGTAAAAGAGAGTGATGTGATTACATCCTTCTATCTGGAGCCTGCAGATCACCATCCATTCCCGGCTTTTAAACCCGGACAATATATTACAGTTAAGGCTGACATTGAGGGAGAAGCTTATACTCACCGTCGTCAGTACAGCTTATCGATTGCTCCTAATGAAGGGGTTTATCGTATCAGTGTCAAAAGGGAAGAAGCACTTGATGAAAATCCGGATGGCGTGGTATCAAACTATTTACACGATCATGTAGAAGAGGGAGATATCATTCCGATTAGTGCTCCTTCAGGTGATTTTGTTCTTGATACAGATGATGAGCGCCCGCTGGTTCTTCTTAGTGGGGGTGTCGGACTAACACCAATGATGAGTATGCTGGAAAGTGTAGTGGAATGGCAGCCGGAACGCGAAGTTATTTTTATACATGCGGCAAGGTCCGGTAAATTTCATGCGATGAGCGATCGTGTACGCTCCATCGATCGGGACTATAAACAGGTAACCACCTATTTTGTCTACGATAGTCCTGAAGAGGAAGATGAAGGCAAATATGATAAAAAGGGTTATGTGGATTACGAGTGGTTGAAATCTGTTGTTCCTACCAATGATGCGGCCTTTTATTTCTGCGGACCTAAAGGGTTTATGAAGGCTATTTACCAAAGTCTGGCCAAGTATGAAGTGTCTGAAGAGGACATTCATTTTGAAATCTTCGGCCCTCAGACTGATATTACAAACTCATGA
- the ssuE gene encoding NADPH-dependent FMN reductase — MSEIVLLSGSPSNPSRSDRVVSYLGELLEQENFSVSSVSVRDFSSEELFRGRYDSVAIQQLTALIQNAKGVIVGSPVYKGAYSGVLKALLDLLPQDVFQSTPVLPVMTGGGAGHLLALEYSLKPVLATLKAHNLKGLYFLDHQINKYQELPIVDEEILLRAKKQLNYFVEMIKRDTTLTAYSS, encoded by the coding sequence ATGAGTGAAATCGTTTTATTATCGGGCAGTCCTTCTAACCCTTCACGTTCAGATAGGGTTGTGAGCTACTTAGGTGAGTTACTGGAACAGGAAAATTTCTCAGTTTCTTCTGTATCGGTTCGTGATTTTTCTTCGGAAGAACTGTTTCGAGGTCGATATGACAGCGTTGCTATTCAGCAGCTCACAGCACTTATTCAAAATGCTAAAGGTGTCATTGTCGGTTCGCCGGTCTATAAGGGGGCTTACTCCGGTGTTTTAAAAGCTCTGCTGGACCTGCTGCCACAGGATGTTTTTCAATCCACACCTGTTCTGCCGGTCATGACAGGGGGCGGCGCCGGACATCTGTTAGCGCTGGAATATAGTTTAAAGCCTGTTCTGGCAACACTTAAAGCACATAACTTAAAGGGGCTTTATTTTTTGGATCATCAGATTAATAAGTATCAGGAGCTCCCGATTGTAGATGAGGAGATTCTTCTGCGGGCGAAAAAACAATTAAACTATTTTGTTGAAATGATCAAGCGGGATACGACTCTTACGGCCTATTCTTCATAG
- a CDS encoding LLM class flavin-dependent oxidoreductase, producing MMNKRIYLNAFDMSCAGHQSPGLWTHPDDQSHRYKDKEYWVELAKLLEKGKFDGVFLADVLGPYDVYQGSRDAAVRQGAQTPVNDPMLVVPLMAAVTEHLGFAVTASVTHEHPYPFARKMSTLDHLTNGRVGWNIVTSYLRSAAVNMGMDNQIKHDERYDIAEDFLQVCYKLWEASWEDDAVRIDKEAGVFADPDKVHDIHHQGKYFQVPGAHLSEPSPQRTPVLYQAGASKRGRAFAARNAELVFIGAPTLKAAKKTVERIRGEVKEAGRAPEEVKILPMFTPIVGKTEDEARAKFREYQDHISHEGALALFGGWTGIDLSEYDSDQVLEYIENDAIQSMVESFTKIDPDKEWTVEEIKNFIGIGGMGAFTVGSPEQVADTMEKWVREAGVDGFNIAYAITPGTFKDFVEYVVPILQERGLVQKEYKGETFRDRIFHQGNQLPDHHPGKNSTSVLV from the coding sequence ATAATGAATAAACGGATCTATTTAAATGCGTTTGATATGAGCTGTGCTGGTCATCAGTCACCTGGACTCTGGACTCATCCTGATGATCAATCTCATCGATATAAAGATAAGGAATACTGGGTCGAACTTGCCAAGCTATTGGAAAAAGGAAAATTTGACGGTGTCTTTCTGGCTGATGTCCTCGGTCCGTATGACGTTTATCAGGGTTCACGGGATGCTGCCGTTCGACAGGGCGCACAAACACCGGTCAATGACCCAATGCTTGTGGTTCCTTTAATGGCTGCTGTCACAGAGCATTTAGGTTTTGCCGTGACAGCCTCAGTAACCCATGAACATCCATATCCTTTTGCCAGGAAAATGTCCACGTTAGATCATCTGACAAATGGACGTGTGGGATGGAACATTGTGACCTCGTACTTAAGAAGTGCAGCAGTGAATATGGGAATGGATAATCAAATTAAACACGACGAACGGTATGATATTGCGGAGGATTTTTTACAGGTGTGTTATAAGCTTTGGGAGGCGAGCTGGGAAGATGATGCAGTCCGAATCGATAAAGAGGCAGGCGTGTTTGCCGATCCTGATAAAGTTCATGATATCCACCATCAGGGAAAATATTTTCAGGTGCCAGGTGCTCATTTAAGTGAACCATCCCCCCAGCGGACTCCTGTATTGTATCAGGCAGGTGCATCGAAAAGAGGGAGAGCATTTGCTGCCAGGAATGCAGAGCTTGTTTTTATAGGAGCCCCGACCCTTAAAGCAGCCAAGAAAACAGTGGAAAGAATAAGAGGGGAGGTAAAAGAAGCAGGGCGCGCTCCTGAAGAGGTCAAAATTCTGCCGATGTTTACCCCGATTGTCGGGAAAACAGAGGATGAAGCCAGGGCTAAATTCCGGGAGTACCAGGATCATATCAGTCACGAAGGTGCCCTTGCCCTATTTGGTGGATGGACGGGAATTGACTTATCTGAATACGATTCGGATCAGGTGCTTGAATATATTGAAAATGATGCCATTCAATCCATGGTCGAGAGCTTTACCAAAATTGACCCCGATAAGGAGTGGACGGTTGAGGAAATCAAGAACTTTATCGGCATTGGTGGAATGGGGGCGTTTACAGTTGGGTCACCGGAACAGGTTGCAGATACGATGGAAAAGTGGGTGAGAGAAGCGGGAGTAGATGGCTTTAATATTGCCTATGCAATCACTCCTGGGACGTTTAAAGATTTTGTGGAATACGTGGTTCCGATTTTGCAGGAAAGAGGTCTCGTACAGAAAGAATATAAAGGGGAAACCTTTCGTGACCGGATTTTTCATCAGGGCAATCAGCTGCCAGACCATCACCCGGGGAAAAATTCAACATCTGTACTTGTATAA
- a CDS encoding bile acid:sodium symporter family protein, protein MKVLERISQFAGNTFAIWVILFGIISFFFPEGFTWIAPHIALLLGIIMFGMGLTLKLEDFKGVLKAPKSVLFAVLGQYTIMPLLAFGLASAFQVPAEVAAGIILVGCCPGGTASNVMTFLAKGNTALSVSVTAVSTLLAPILTPALTLLFASQWLPVSFMDMFISIVQIVLVPIVLGIIVRLLFSRQVEKSIAVLPLVSVIGIVAVASAVVAVNTEAIVTTGLLIFSIVVLHNILGLMIGYLLGKLLKLDFSDQKAVSIEVGMQNSGLGATLAQLHFAPIAAVPSALFSVWHNISGPILATWWGKKSEEESLSEHKTEATG, encoded by the coding sequence TTGAAGGTTTTAGAGAGGATCAGTCAATTTGCGGGGAATACGTTTGCGATTTGGGTTATTCTTTTCGGTATAATAAGTTTCTTTTTTCCTGAAGGGTTTACGTGGATTGCCCCGCACATTGCTTTATTACTGGGAATCATAATGTTTGGTATGGGGCTGACGCTGAAACTGGAGGATTTTAAAGGTGTTCTGAAGGCTCCCAAAAGTGTATTATTTGCGGTTCTGGGTCAATATACGATCATGCCACTGCTTGCATTCGGACTTGCATCAGCGTTTCAGGTTCCGGCTGAGGTAGCAGCAGGAATTATTTTAGTAGGCTGCTGTCCGGGTGGAACAGCTTCGAACGTCATGACCTTTCTGGCAAAGGGAAATACAGCTCTGTCCGTTTCGGTCACTGCTGTTTCTACGTTGCTGGCCCCCATCCTTACACCGGCGCTGACATTGCTATTTGCCAGTCAGTGGCTGCCTGTGTCGTTTATGGACATGTTCATTTCCATTGTTCAAATCGTTCTCGTACCCATTGTTTTAGGCATTATTGTACGCCTGCTATTTTCCCGACAGGTGGAGAAAAGCATTGCCGTACTTCCGCTCGTATCCGTTATTGGCATAGTTGCCGTGGCATCTGCTGTCGTTGCGGTTAATACAGAGGCCATTGTAACTACGGGGCTGTTAATTTTCAGTATTGTCGTCCTGCACAATATTCTTGGACTTATGATCGGTTACTTGCTCGGTAAACTGCTGAAACTTGACTTCAGTGATCAAAAAGCTGTTTCTATTGAAGTTGGCATGCAAAACTCTGGACTTGGTGCTACACTCGCTCAGTTACATTTTGCACCTATTGCAGCGGTCCCAAGTGCTCTGTTCAGTGTGTGGCATAATATTTCCGGACCAATCCTTGCTACATGGTGGGGAAAGAAGAGTGAGGAAGAATCTCTTTCTGAACATAAGACTGAAGCAACCGGCTGA
- a CDS encoding YjcZ family sporulation protein: MVQRRCFLVSKGGYGTGFALIVVLFILLIIVGAGGYGGGYGGYGYGYGGGFGGFGGGWW; encoded by the coding sequence CTGGTGCAAAGGAGGTGTTTTTTAGTGAGTAAAGGAGGCTATGGAACTGGCTTTGCGTTAATTGTTGTTCTCTTTATTCTCCTGATCATCGTCGGTGCCGGCGGCTATGGCGGTGGATACGGCGGCTATGGTTACGGTTATGGCGGTGGTTTTGGAGGCTTTGGAGGTGGATGGTGGTAA
- a CDS encoding DUF4212 domain-containing protein, with amino-acid sequence MSDKQLSQKQREYWKKNIRLIVTLLIIWASVSLVAAIILAEPLSNVYFFDVPLSFWFAHQGSIVVFIFLVFIYAIRMDRLDKKYGVEEVILTDKKDSKGDES; translated from the coding sequence ATGAGTGATAAGCAGCTAAGTCAGAAACAGCGGGAGTATTGGAAGAAGAACATACGATTAATTGTGACTTTACTTATCATTTGGGCTTCCGTTTCACTTGTAGCAGCTATCATCCTGGCCGAGCCGCTAAGCAATGTGTACTTCTTTGATGTACCATTATCCTTTTGGTTTGCCCATCAAGGATCTATTGTTGTGTTTATTTTCTTAGTGTTCATTTATGCCATTCGAATGGACCGACTTGACAAAAAATACGGTGTGGAAGAAGTCATCCTAACCGACAAGAAGGATTCAAAGGGGGATGAGTCATGA